Proteins co-encoded in one Oncorhynchus keta strain PuntledgeMale-10-30-2019 chromosome 36, Oket_V2, whole genome shotgun sequence genomic window:
- the tial1 gene encoding nucleolysin TIAR isoform X4: MITEQPDSRRMNSSVGFSVLQQSSNDPYCFVEFFEHRDAAAALAAMNGRKILGKEVKVNWATTPSSQKKDTSNHFHVFVGDLSPEITTEDIKAAFAPFGKISDARVVKDMTTGKSKGYGFVSFYNKLDAENAIVHMGGQWLGGRQIRTNWATRKPPAPKNVQDNGSKQLRFEDVVNQSSPQNCTVYCGGIQSGLSEHLMRQTFSPFGQIMEIRVFPEKGYSFIRFSSHESAAHAIVSVNGTSIECHIVKCYWGKESPDMAKSVPQVEYGQSQWGQWNQMYGSPQAQQYGQQYMANGWQVPSYGVSYGQSWNQQGFGVEDSILAAAAQNISRQSQSPAWVGGFGSPAPSQPGPVMPNQGNFNMAGYQTQ, translated from the exons CAACCCGATAGCAGGAGGATGAACTCTTCTGTGGGATTTTCTGTTTTGCAGCAGTCAAGCAATGACCCGTATTGCTTTGTGGAGTTCTTTGAACATAGAGATGCTGCTGCTGCCCTAGCAGCCATGAATGGGAGGAAGATATTGGGAAAG GAGGTCAAAGTAAATTGGGCCACCACTCCAAGTAGCCAGAAGAAAGATACATCAA ATCACTTCCATGTGTTTGTGGGAGACTTGAGCCCTGAGATCACCACTGAGGATATCAAAGCTGCATTTGCACCTTTTGGGAAAATATC GGATGCTCGTGTTGTGAAGGACATGACGACAGGAAAATCTAAGGGGTATGGATTTGTGTCCTTCTATAACAAACTG GATGCAGAGAATGCCATCGTGCACATGGGGGGACAGTGGTTAGGAGGACGGCAGATCAGGACCAACTGGGCAACTCGCAAGCCACCCGCCCCCAAAAATGTGCAAGACA ATGGCTCGAAGCAGCTGAGGTTTGAAGATGTAGTGAACCAATCCAGTCCCCAGAACTGCACCGTGTATTGTGGAGGAATCCAGTCAGGACTGTCAG AGCACCTCATGCGACAGACATTCTCACCCTTTGGACAAATAATGGAAATCCGAGTTTTCCCAGAGAAAGGTTACTCTTTCATTAG GTTTTCCTCCCATGAAAGTGCTGCCCATGCAATTGTCTCTGTAAATGGAACGTCCATTGAATGCCACATAGTGAAGTGCTACTGGGGCAAAGAATCCCCCGACATGGCCAAAAGTGTACCACAG GTGGAGTACGGTCAGAGTCAGTGGGGACAGTGGAACCAAATGTATGGGAGCCCCCAGGCCCAGCAGTATGGGCAACAGTACATGGCAAATGGTTGGCAAGTGCCTTCTTATGGAGTGTCTTATGGACAGTCATGGAATCAGCAGGGATTTGGTGTAGA GGATTCCATTCTGGCCGCAGCAGCACAGAACATTTCAAG ACAGTCCCAGTCCCCAGCCTGGGTGGGAGGGTTTGGATCCCCGGCGCCGTCCCAGCCCGGTCCTGTGATGCCCAACCAGGGAAACTTCAACATGGCTGGCTACCAGACACAGTGA
- the tial1 gene encoding nucleolysin TIAR isoform X5 — MITEQSSNDPYCFVEFFEHRDAAAALAAMNGRKILGKEVKVNWATTPSSQKKDTSNHFHVFVGDLSPEITTEDIKAAFAPFGKISDARVVKDMTTGKSKGYGFVSFYNKLDAENAIVHMGGQWLGGRQIRTNWATRKPPAPKNVQDNGSKQLRFEDVVNQSSPQNCTVYCGGIQSGLSEHLMRQTFSPFGQIMEIRVFPEKGYSFIRFSSHESAAHAIVSVNGTSIECHIVKCYWGKESPDMAKSVPQVEYGQSQWGQWNQMYGSPQAQQYGQQYMANGWQVPSYGVSYGQSWNQQGFGVEDSILAAAAQNISRQSQSPAWVGGFGSPAPSQPGPVMPNQGNFNMAGYQTQ; from the exons CAGTCAAGCAATGACCCGTATTGCTTTGTGGAGTTCTTTGAACATAGAGATGCTGCTGCTGCCCTAGCAGCCATGAATGGGAGGAAGATATTGGGAAAG GAGGTCAAAGTAAATTGGGCCACCACTCCAAGTAGCCAGAAGAAAGATACATCAA ATCACTTCCATGTGTTTGTGGGAGACTTGAGCCCTGAGATCACCACTGAGGATATCAAAGCTGCATTTGCACCTTTTGGGAAAATATC GGATGCTCGTGTTGTGAAGGACATGACGACAGGAAAATCTAAGGGGTATGGATTTGTGTCCTTCTATAACAAACTG GATGCAGAGAATGCCATCGTGCACATGGGGGGACAGTGGTTAGGAGGACGGCAGATCAGGACCAACTGGGCAACTCGCAAGCCACCCGCCCCCAAAAATGTGCAAGACA ATGGCTCGAAGCAGCTGAGGTTTGAAGATGTAGTGAACCAATCCAGTCCCCAGAACTGCACCGTGTATTGTGGAGGAATCCAGTCAGGACTGTCAG AGCACCTCATGCGACAGACATTCTCACCCTTTGGACAAATAATGGAAATCCGAGTTTTCCCAGAGAAAGGTTACTCTTTCATTAG GTTTTCCTCCCATGAAAGTGCTGCCCATGCAATTGTCTCTGTAAATGGAACGTCCATTGAATGCCACATAGTGAAGTGCTACTGGGGCAAAGAATCCCCCGACATGGCCAAAAGTGTACCACAG GTGGAGTACGGTCAGAGTCAGTGGGGACAGTGGAACCAAATGTATGGGAGCCCCCAGGCCCAGCAGTATGGGCAACAGTACATGGCAAATGGTTGGCAAGTGCCTTCTTATGGAGTGTCTTATGGACAGTCATGGAATCAGCAGGGATTTGGTGTAGA GGATTCCATTCTGGCCGCAGCAGCACAGAACATTTCAAG ACAGTCCCAGTCCCCAGCCTGGGTGGGAGGGTTTGGATCCCCGGCGCCGTCCCAGCCCGGTCCTGTGATGCCCAACCAGGGAAACTTCAACATGGCTGGCTACCAGACACAGTGA
- the tial1 gene encoding nucleolysin TIAR isoform X2 yields MDSQNTNAWYVGNLSRDVTEILILQLFTQIGPCKSCKMITEQPDSRRMNSSVGFSVLQQSSNDPYCFVEFFEHRDAAAALAAMNGRKILGKEVKVNWATTPSSQKKDTSNHFHVFVGDLSPEITTEDIKAAFAPFGKISDARVVKDMTTGKSKGYGFVSFYNKLDAENAIVHMGGQWLGGRQIRTNWATRKPPAPKNVQDNGSKQLRFEDVVNQSSPQNCTVYCGGIQSGLSEHLMRQTFSPFGQIMEIRVFPEKGYSFIRFSSHESAAHAIVSVNGTSIECHIVKCYWGKESPDMAKSVPQVEYGQSQWGQWNQMYGSPQAQQYGQQYMANGWQVPSYGVSYGQSWNQQGFGVEDSILAAAAQNISRQSQSPAWVGGFGSPAPSQPGPVMPNQGNFNMAGYQTQ; encoded by the exons CAACCCGATAGCAGGAGGATGAACTCTTCTGTGGGATTTTCTGTTTTGCAGCAGTCAAGCAATGACCCGTATTGCTTTGTGGAGTTCTTTGAACATAGAGATGCTGCTGCTGCCCTAGCAGCCATGAATGGGAGGAAGATATTGGGAAAG GAGGTCAAAGTAAATTGGGCCACCACTCCAAGTAGCCAGAAGAAAGATACATCAA ATCACTTCCATGTGTTTGTGGGAGACTTGAGCCCTGAGATCACCACTGAGGATATCAAAGCTGCATTTGCACCTTTTGGGAAAATATC GGATGCTCGTGTTGTGAAGGACATGACGACAGGAAAATCTAAGGGGTATGGATTTGTGTCCTTCTATAACAAACTG GATGCAGAGAATGCCATCGTGCACATGGGGGGACAGTGGTTAGGAGGACGGCAGATCAGGACCAACTGGGCAACTCGCAAGCCACCCGCCCCCAAAAATGTGCAAGACA ATGGCTCGAAGCAGCTGAGGTTTGAAGATGTAGTGAACCAATCCAGTCCCCAGAACTGCACCGTGTATTGTGGAGGAATCCAGTCAGGACTGTCAG AGCACCTCATGCGACAGACATTCTCACCCTTTGGACAAATAATGGAAATCCGAGTTTTCCCAGAGAAAGGTTACTCTTTCATTAG GTTTTCCTCCCATGAAAGTGCTGCCCATGCAATTGTCTCTGTAAATGGAACGTCCATTGAATGCCACATAGTGAAGTGCTACTGGGGCAAAGAATCCCCCGACATGGCCAAAAGTGTACCACAG GTGGAGTACGGTCAGAGTCAGTGGGGACAGTGGAACCAAATGTATGGGAGCCCCCAGGCCCAGCAGTATGGGCAACAGTACATGGCAAATGGTTGGCAAGTGCCTTCTTATGGAGTGTCTTATGGACAGTCATGGAATCAGCAGGGATTTGGTGTAGA GGATTCCATTCTGGCCGCAGCAGCACAGAACATTTCAAG ACAGTCCCAGTCCCCAGCCTGGGTGGGAGGGTTTGGATCCCCGGCGCCGTCCCAGCCCGGTCCTGTGATGCCCAACCAGGGAAACTTCAACATGGCTGGCTACCAGACACAGTGA